The Alkalihalobacillus sp. TS-13 genomic interval CGGGACATAGGTTGATGGAATATCTTCGTCTACGCCCCCCTGTCTGACCTCGATTGAATCATCCGTCAACGCGCTTCCACCGATCTGCTGCAGAAAGCTTACATCAACAATCCGATGTTCAGGAGCGTTAAAAAATGCTGCTACTTTTTCAGCCTGCTCTACTTCACGGTTATGGCGCTGGCCGTAATGGAACGTAATCGGATAAAGTTCGTACCCCTTTTCTTTCGCAATCCCCATGCAGGTTGTACTATCCAAACCTCCACTTAAAACAACGACTCCCTTTTTCATCGTCAAACTCCTCTCTGATCCGGGTGCCAGATAACTTTGTGCATCTGTAAGCTGAGCTTCACATCCGGAAGCGGTTCTGTTAGTATTTTTTCAACTAGTTTTTGCGGTGGCATCGTTTCCCAGACAGGACTATATAGCACTTGCCCTGACTTGTGATGTTCCTTAACGACAGATGTCGCCACTTTAAAGTCCTCATCATCCCCGATCACGAATTTGATTTCATCTTGAGGTTTAAGGATTTCAAAATTACTATAAATCATCCGATCCATTTCCCCGGAATCCGGAAGCTTGAAATCCATGATGAAACGCGCTTTTGTCCCTACTGCTTCATTCTCGACACGCAGCGTTTCAAATTGTTCCAAATCAATTGCGCCGTTCGTTTCAATATGCACATCCTTAATCTTCTCTAACTCACACATTGCCACAAGAAGAGCTGCCGACTTTTTCCCATGAATCAAGGGTTCGCCACCTGTAAAACAAATTCTGTGACTTGAGAAGGTTTTGATCTTTTCTATGATTTGGTTGATTGTCGCTTTGTACTCTTCCTTAGCCGGTGCATAGCTGTATGTGGTATCACACCATGTGCAACGAAGGTTACAGTGGAATACCCGGACAAAAACCGTCGGAAAACCAGCCATGCTCCCTTCTCCTTCAACAGTCTCAAAAATTTCGACCATAGGAAGCTCCCATTCCATATATTCCGTTTTATCTGGAATTATTATCTGTTTAGTCATTTTCCATCCACTCTCGTTTCAATGTTGCATAACTTGTTGGAGTTTCGTATAGTTTCAACTCCTCGATCCTCGTTCCCCGTTCATGATAGTGTGTCTTTAGACGCTTCTCCAGCTGCTCCCAGATCCATACGATCATGTTTTCAGCCGTTGTGTTCATATTCGGTAATACCTCGTTTAAATAACGATGGTCCAGTTTCAAATCAATTTCCTCTTTAAAAATTTGCTTGATTTCACCGAAGTCGATCGTCAATCCGATATTGTCCACATAACCGCTGATGGTGATGACCAGTTTGTACGTGTGGCCGTGAAGGCTTTTGCATTTCCCTTCATAGCAGTGCAAGTGGTGTGCGGCATCGAATGTGAATTCTTTCGTGACAGCTACACGCTTATGGTGATATTTCAACTCATTACGTTGTATATCTTCGTCAATCCGCTCCACTTTCTTCGGAATTTGAAAGTCCATATCATCCGACCTCCTTTTCGTGTTGTTGTATAATGATTAAGGTTATTAAAATCTTTGTATCATTTAAACTTCTTTTACGAAATTAACGACACTGCGGGATAAGCGAGCCAAGCGAGACCGCGTACTCATTAAAAGGACTTCGACTAAAAGCCACCACGGTCGAAGCCAGCAGAAGGAAAGCTTCTGAGAATTCTCATCGCAGACACGAAAATGATTTCATTTTTGTGTTGAGATCCTGTGCAAGTAAGGAGGCTTGCGGAAGTGGGTTAGTACAGGGAAATGATGTCTAGCTCAGTCTAGCTCATCGACCAGTCACTTGGATCACTTCAAACTTCCTGTGGCGGTCGACACATTGATTGACACCCTTATGAGTGAACCCACACAGAACCAAGTTTTTGTTTGGTTCGAGCCTCCTCGTCCGTTTTCCAGTGACCTTCGTAACTAATCGGGTCGCTTCCGCTTTTCGGTTACCCGCGGAAAGGGAGTGAGTTTGGCAAAATAAAGAAAAAACTCCACTTCAAAACAAGTGGAGAGTGAGATGAACTTCTTATGGTTCACGCTCCCTAGTTTTGTTTAATGAGGGGTGGGAATTGCGAACCCTCGACATTTTAAATTCAATGGATAAAGTCTGTTATACTATAGAATAAATGATATCAACACAGTTGGAAAGGGGTATCTCTTTTGAAAACATCTACCATCCTCTACACTTGTATCGGTTTTTTAGCCGGTGCCTTACTTACGAAACAATTAAGTTCACGTAAGATCACACCTGAAGCTGCACTGAACAAGGTCAAAAAGAATGTGCCTGCAAGAGTGAGCGGCTCCTGGATTTATACAACAAAGGAACCAGCAGATTTAAACGGTCTGTCCTATGACGTCTATAGAGGCGGATTCACACGCTCAACCTCATCTGGTGAAGAACATTTCCTTTTTACAGTAGATGCAGATACCGGTTCTGTACTTGAAGTCTCTAGTACAACTATATAATTCACGACACAAACATATGAATGACAATTAAAAGGGGCGACTCAAAAACGTGAGTCAGCCCCATTTTTCATTAGTTGAATGTGTGCTTTTGTCCGTATAGATTGTTTCCAATCATGAAGCGAGAAGAAGAATACACCTGGTTACCCCATACGAACATCAAGTACGCTGGTACCAAGAGGATAAGTGCATGCAATGACATGACCCAGCCTAAGTTCATCTTCTTTCCAAGATGGTCGAATTGCTCTTTGTAATTCGTCAATGTGTCATTTTGGAAGGCACCGACTTCAGTAGCAGTCAACATCTTATCATTTGTTGCATCGTAGTAGACTGTTTCTTTACGGTCAAAAGTGAAGATATTATCACGTACGGTCTTGAATTCTGCAAGACCTGCATAAACCGTAATTGGACCTGAAGCTTCTTCTCCTTCTTCTGCTTTAGGAGTGACTTCGACCTTTGTAAGATTGGATAGCGGTTCAAGACTACCATCCTTGTAATCATAATATTCGTCTTTCATAAACTTTTTCGTAGCTTCTTTCATACCCTTTGGTGCGTCTTCGGCGGCAAGTACGCCTGCTCCACCAGAAACCAAAAGTGTTAAAGCCATCACAGCGGCTGTGAGTTGCTTAAACATATCTATCATTCCCCTCCTAAACGTCAAATGAGCCAATTAATATATTACACTATTATTACTCAGAAAATCTATGTTAATTGTAACAGGTTTCTGTAAAAAATGTGACGGTTTTCTCCATCCATTTTCTTACAAACTGCATAAATGTGACAAATTTATGATCATTTATCACGGTGTACCTTTGCAATGATTTCACCTTGCTCATCGAACTTGACTGCACGGTAAATCGCATCGTGATAAAAAGTGAACCAAGCATCCTCTTCCATACCTTTACTGATCCATTCTTGCTTTTGACCGATTGAGGTCATTGGATAATCATCATACGCAAGAACCCATAGAGGATTTTTATGAGCATGGGTAGGCATCAAATCTGCCATGTGGAAAAGCTTGTCTTCCCCTTGTTCAAAATAAATGATCGAATGACCATCACTATGGCCGCCTGTATGGATCATATTGAGTCCTGGCAGAACCTCTACACGCTCCCGATACGTTTCCACCTGGTTCTCGATTCCCTTCCAGTTCATTTCCCAATATGTATTTTTTGAACGGATATTCGGCTTTCTCATTTCTTCCCACTCTGTTTCAGAAGTGTAGATCGTTGCATTTTTAAACGTGGAAACAAGCTTATCGCCATCCTTTTTCGTCAAACCACATGCATGATCGAAATGCATATGGGTCATCAAAACAAGATCGATATCATCCGTTGTAAGGTTGAAGTGAGCCAACTCATGATCAATATGTGATTCTTCATTCACACCATAATTTCTCTTCTGTTTATCTGTAAGCTTATTGTTCCCCATCCCGGATTCGATTAAAATGTTCTTCCCTTCATATTGAAAAAAGATCGGATCGGTTCGAAGTTCGATTTGATTTGTTTCGTTGACAGGATACTTTTTGCTCCATAACGGCTTAGGGACAACTCCAAACATTGCTCCGCCATCCATATGAGTTACTCCGCCATTCAGCCAGTGTAGTGTTACATCTCCAAATTGAAGCGTTTCCATGTTTGTTCACTCCTTCTACTCTATCTAAAAATCATTGTAGCATATCAAGTGAGAAGAAGGCGCATTTTTGAATGCTTAATGCGTCCGGTATTCAGCTTCACAACGATAGATCCGATTGCCCATCGCCGAAAATTTCTCCTCATATTCTGTCATCACGTTTCCTATAAAATCACTCCGGTGCAAATCCAGACTGACGTTGTTCAGAATCAATCTGTATTTCGAAAAACTATGGAGGGAGTATTCAAAAAGCCCTTGATTATCCGTTTTGAAATGTATATCTCCACCAGGTATCAGCACTTCTTCATACGCTTTCAAAAAGGATTCATGGGTCAACCTGCGTTTTTCATGGCGATTTTTCGGCCACGGATCAGAAAAATTCAAATAGACCCGATGAACTTCTTCTTTATCAAAAAAATTGATGAGATGCATCGCATTTACATTGATCAGACGGGCATTTTTTTGCCCTGATTCACTAATTTTATCAATCGCAGAGACGATGATGCTTTTCTGTCTTTCAATTCCGATAAAGTTAGCATTTGGGTGCAATTTAGCCATTTCTGTAATGAATTGTCCTTTTCCTGTCCCTACTTCAATGCAAATCGGATTGTCGTTTTCAAAAATTTCATGCCATTTACCCTTCCAGTTTTCTGGATTAGATACCACAACTTGTGGATTGTCATCTATTTTATCTTGTGCCCATGGTTTATTTCTAAGACGCATTCGTTCAAACCCTTTCTATTTACATAGTCCTCGGATATTTTACCATGAATGACAACTGAAAATGAACATCGCTTGAATTTATTTTAGATTGTGATTTTTACAATTATATACTGCAGAAATTTTTTAAAGCGAAATTTGCGACACTCCTGCGGAAAAAAGCGAGCCAGGCGAGACCCCACAGCGAACTAAGGATCTTCGTCTATAATAATGAACTTCGACTAAATACCACCGTCCTATGGTGAACGTCGAAGTCAGTACATCCTGTACAAGTACGTCCTGTGGTGAACGTCGTAAGGAAAGCTTCTAAGAATTCTCATCGCAGACACGAAAATGATTTCATTTTTGTGTTGAGATCCTATGCAAGTGAGTGAGGAGGCTCGCGAAAGTGGGTTAATACAGGGAAGTGATGTCTAGCTCAGCGACCAGTCACTTGCATCACTTCAAACTTCCTGCGGCGGCAACACATTGATTGACATCCTTATGAGTTAGCCCACGCAGAACCAAGTCTTTGTTTGGTTCGAGCCTCCTCGTCCGTTTTCCAGTGACCTACGTGCCTAACCGGGTCGCTTCCGCTTTTCGTTTGCCCGCGGAAAGGGAGTGAATTTCGAAGAAACAAATTTCACTTATAGTATACGGAGGAGTATGGGAGAGTATTTTGGAGTATTTATTAACATAAAGGACCTGTTCTCGATCGAACTACTGACAGCGTATCACATCACGTTCTATACCAATTATAGCCATTAGGGTGGAAAACGCTTTCAAAGGTAAGATTGTAATTGTTAAAAAAAACACTATAGGAGTGGTTTAACAAATTCATGATTATTCTCAAAAAGACCTTGACGAAAACAGCAGAAGTGACAGTACTAACATTGTTCAGTGGATTATTTGCGGGCTATGCCTTAGCAGTATATCCGTTCGAACGCATCGCTCAAAAGCAATCAATCCGTGCACAAAAAGTAAAAATCAAGTACGCTTCACAGTACTAAAAGATAAATAAGGGAAGATCTTGTCGTGACCCAATTACCTGGTTCAAGGCAAGGTCTTTTTCATTTCATGCAGCAATAGACGTATGAAACCACATTCTCTATGGAATATTGACAATACTAAAACAATTTAATGGAAAAGATGAAAATAGTATATCGAGCAAGTACAATTAAAGAAATGAGTCTGTTTGGAAGCTCCATCCAAGTTTCCAAAATCAACAATAAAAAGGTGAGGGATTTCATGCAAGACTTTTTGATTTTCTGGGCTCCACCAATTGTCTTGATCATTGCAATTGTCGGTCTTTTCATCTGGGGTGCTAAAAAATAATCGGATAAAGAAACCATATTGACGTATCCTAAGTGCAAAATGACGTGAAAGGATGCGTGATCAATGCCGTTACAAGTTAGCGATCAACTATCATTGCTTGCGGATATTATAAGAAGCCACCAATTGGACCAATGTGGGTCAACTTCAGAGTGTCAACAGTTGGAACGTCTAACGAATTCTCTCCTCCAAAACCCACAAACACCGCTTGAACTTCGAGAGACCTTGATGGCAATCCAAACATACAGTCAAAACGGTGGACAGTCTCCATCACTGGATCAGCATATTATCCAATCAAATGGTGATCTGAACCAATGGATGAATGTAATCGATAATATGTAAGGGTAATTTAAATTATTGTATTGTGTAAAATCAGTAGTAACCGAGGGCTCCTCCTCGTTGCCAGATTTCAACTAGCTCGCTTTTCCCGCTGGAGTGCCGCAATTTCGCTTATAAATCCATTACTCTGAGCCATACTTGACCGAATTCTCCATAAAAAAGGAGCTGACACAATAGAAAAGTGTCAGCCCATTTTTATATTATCAATGATAAATTTGTTTATCCAATTGAACGAGGTAATTCATCCAATATTTTGCTTGTTCTTCCTGTCCGCGTTCACAATGCCAGTAAATCGACTCGATTGTTTGGGCTACGATATACCAGTGCATTCTTATTTTTAACGAACGTGTCAATGGGATGCCATAGGAACGCAGCCATTGATCCCATTCTTCATCAGGAACATACCAATAAAGCAGCATAGCAAGATCCAACGCCGGGTCAGCAATCATCGCGCCATCCCAGTCAATCAGAAACAATCTATTCTGATCTGAAATAAGCCAATTATTATGGTTCACATCACCATGACAAACAACAAATTGGTCCGTTTGGACTTCACCGATATGAGTTGATAAATAATCCAAATAAGGTTCTATTTCTTTCTGATATTGATTGTTTTGTTGTGTCCGATGGAATAGTTCCTCTAATACAGCTTCAGGCGTCAAGGGTTGTTTTCCTATCCTGCGTAACATTGAAAGCAATTCTTGTGAACGATGAATTTTGGAAAGCAGTTTCGCAACTAACTGTTGGTTCATCTCTGCAGCTTTAAGCTCTCTACCGTTCAACCAGTGTTGAGCAGTTATGACGTCCCCATTTTCCAACCGCTTTGTCCATAAAAGCTTCGGAACGATCCCCTCTGCCGATAATACAGCAAGGAATGGTGACGAGTTTCTTTTCAAGAAGATTTTCTCTTCTCCATATTGTGCGATATAGGCTTCACCGGTTGCACCACCCGCAGGCTTGACCTGCCAGCCGCTTCCTAATATGTGTTTCAATACGTTCACCTTCGATTTCATCATTCTATCTTTATTATCGGCTTAGACAATCCATTTCAAATACTCAAACACGATAAATCTGTACAGATATAATATTTTAACATATAAATGCCTGTTCAAAAAGTCGCTATTTAGAAACAAGTAGTACAAGGCACGACGGTTTTGAGGACCGGAAGCGTATGGTCTCAATACGTTAGGATCAGAAAAACCAAGTAACGAAGTAATACGCCGTTTATCAAGAGATGACATTTTGAATTCCCTAATAAATGCCTGTTCCAAAAAGTCGAAATCACTACCTGCTAACCAATACCCGATTATCAATCACTTAACCATTAACCGTCTTGGGTGGACTCTGATCTTGATTGGTGTGGAACCGATAAGTTCCCCATCAGCATGCATCGTTAATGGAACACTTGATTCTACGTCCATTTCTTTCCCTTTCAGCAACGTGACTTCTTTTAATTTCGTATGTAAACCCAGGAAAACGGTACCGAATAAAAAGAAAAGCTTTTTCCTGGATAGGTTATGGACGATGCAGATATTCAATAGACCATCATCCGGTCTTGCATCTGGACATATCTTCATTCCACCGCCATAGTATTGGATATTAGTCGTTGCGACGAGCCATACATTACTAAAATCATGTTCTAATCCGTCTACTTTTATTTTCAAATGGGACGGTTCGTATTTCATCGTTAATTTTAAAACTGTGATTATGTATGATAAAGACCCAAGTCCAACTTTATTCAAGATCCCCTTATATTTCGATTCGTTTGTCCGTTTTGCCACTTCCCCATCAAAACCGATACCAATCGAACTGGTAAACAAGTTGGCTTTGTGTTTCCGATTGCCAAGGCGATACTCTCCTAAATCATATCGTCTGATTCTCGCTTTTTTTGAAGTGATATGTATAAGTGCTTGAATCGTATTTCTTGGTATTTTGAAGCCTCTAGCAAAATCGTTACCCGATCCTGCTGAGATGAAAGAAACCGGTATTTCAGGATACTGACTCAACCCGTTGATGACCTCATGCATCGTTCCATCTCCCCCAACTGTTACGATCCCTTTCAAGTGTTCATGATGAATATGGGACATTTGTTGAGCGATATCTTTTCCATGGCCCACCCTTTGTGTAAAGAAACTTCGATAGGGAATGTTCTGCTTTTGCAATTCCCGCTTTACTTTTTTCCAAACCTTTTCCCCTTTGCCGTTTCCAGCCTTGGGATTGATGATGAATATATAGAACTTTTGCATTTGCAGCCACTCTCTTCCAATGGTCTTATTCTTTTTTCAACAAAATGTCCTAA includes:
- a CDS encoding radical SAM protein codes for the protein MTKQIIIPDKTEYMEWELPMVEIFETVEGEGSMAGFPTVFVRVFHCNLRCTWCDTTYSYAPAKEEYKATINQIIEKIKTFSSHRICFTGGEPLIHGKKSAALLVAMCELEKIKDVHIETNGAIDLEQFETLRVENEAVGTKARFIMDFKLPDSGEMDRMIYSNFEILKPQDEIKFVIGDDEDFKVATSVVKEHHKSGQVLYSPVWETMPPQKLVEKILTEPLPDVKLSLQMHKVIWHPDQRGV
- a CDS encoding MBL fold metallo-hydrolase codes for the protein METLQFGDVTLHWLNGGVTHMDGGAMFGVVPKPLWSKKYPVNETNQIELRTDPIFFQYEGKNILIESGMGNNKLTDKQKRNYGVNEESHIDHELAHFNLTTDDIDLVLMTHMHFDHACGLTKKDGDKLVSTFKNATIYTSETEWEEMRKPNIRSKNTYWEMNWKGIENQVETYRERVEVLPGLNMIHTGGHSDGHSIIYFEQGEDKLFHMADLMPTHAHKNPLWVLAYDDYPMTSIGQKQEWISKGMEEDAWFTFYHDAIYRAVKFDEQGEIIAKVHRDK
- a CDS encoding YtzH-like family protein, with protein sequence MPLQVSDQLSLLADIIRSHQLDQCGSTSECQQLERLTNSLLQNPQTPLELRETLMAIQTYSQNGGQSPSLDQHIIQSNGDLNQWMNVIDNM
- the queD gene encoding 6-carboxytetrahydropterin synthase QueD — protein: MDFQIPKKVERIDEDIQRNELKYHHKRVAVTKEFTFDAAHHLHCYEGKCKSLHGHTYKLVITISGYVDNIGLTIDFGEIKQIFKEEIDLKLDHRYLNEVLPNMNTTAENMIVWIWEQLEKRLKTHYHERGTRIEELKLYETPTSYATLKREWMEND
- a CDS encoding PepSY domain-containing protein, with the protein product MKTSTILYTCIGFLAGALLTKQLSSRKITPEAALNKVKKNVPARVSGSWIYTTKEPADLNGLSYDVYRGGFTRSTSSGEEHFLFTVDADTGSVLEVSSTTI
- a CDS encoding diacylglycerol kinase family protein — translated: MQKFYIFIINPKAGNGKGEKVWKKVKRELQKQNIPYRSFFTQRVGHGKDIAQQMSHIHHEHLKGIVTVGGDGTMHEVINGLSQYPEIPVSFISAGSGNDFARGFKIPRNTIQALIHITSKKARIRRYDLGEYRLGNRKHKANLFTSSIGIGFDGEVAKRTNESKYKGILNKVGLGSLSYIITVLKLTMKYEPSHLKIKVDGLEHDFSNVWLVATTNIQYYGGGMKICPDARPDDGLLNICIVHNLSRKKLFFLFGTVFLGLHTKLKEVTLLKGKEMDVESSVPLTMHADGELIGSTPIKIRVHPRRLMVK
- a CDS encoding phosphotransferase family protein translates to MKSKVNVLKHILGSGWQVKPAGGATGEAYIAQYGEEKIFLKRNSSPFLAVLSAEGIVPKLLWTKRLENGDVITAQHWLNGRELKAAEMNQQLVAKLLSKIHRSQELLSMLRRIGKQPLTPEAVLEELFHRTQQNNQYQKEIEPYLDYLSTHIGEVQTDQFVVCHGDVNHNNWLISDQNRLFLIDWDGAMIADPALDLAMLLYWYVPDEEWDQWLRSYGIPLTRSLKIRMHWYIVAQTIESIYWHCERGQEEQAKYWMNYLVQLDKQIYH
- the trmB gene encoding tRNA (guanosine(46)-N7)-methyltransferase TrmB encodes the protein MRLRNKPWAQDKIDDNPQVVVSNPENWKGKWHEIFENDNPICIEVGTGKGQFITEMAKLHPNANFIGIERQKSIIVSAIDKISESGQKNARLINVNAMHLINFFDKEEVHRVYLNFSDPWPKNRHEKRRLTHESFLKAYEEVLIPGGDIHFKTDNQGLFEYSLHSFSKYRLILNNVSLDLHRSDFIGNVMTEYEEKFSAMGNRIYRCEAEYRTH